The genomic stretch agcaccacaggacacacccagtgtgctccccagctctgacggtgacactcagtgacattgctgtccatcacatgtctgcagggacaggacatcaaccccttcctgcccctgttacctggtgctgaacgtggaccatcctcctcctcactgtccctggggtagggctgcagcttggtcagggacccctctgaatcggagcctggagagaggcacagtgggtgttatgggagtgcgctctgctcccctggcttgtggtcagtgctgctggggacgggggacccacggagccagggctgagtggggaggagggctcaggactcaccctgctcccctgggatcaaccctgtctcaaagggcctcccagagatgcctggggacagccccttccctcacccctcaggtgtcacataggggtgcagggacaggcagagaggggctgtccccggctgggatgggcagagctggcggggaggaagcttctctcccaggcccaggacctggctgctctccccacagaacccacagaccccaactccatgggccagggggttgcagtgggtcagccccgggtgagggccaggggaaagagttctgcacatgtgcccccccatgagggacccacacccacctgactgactgaaccttgcctgcttctcccacgctgggctgtaaccgatctcctcatacacggcctcagggaagggctcccaagcgcgctcggagcctgcggatagaggcagggctggctcagggacaggcaaagaggggacagaatcctgctctgttcccccagccctgttcccctgggccagcccagggctgtccccacaacaCAGACCCGCTGCGCTGTTCGGTCACCGCTGCCACTTCCTCAGTGAGGGCAATGTCTCCATGGAGAtgagctggggcagtgacacccttgcaccgtcccttcagagacagaccttctgcccctctggcccctgggtcaggtccctggtgctgagcttggagcagctcctgcttttcctctccccctggagcttccccctctctgccccatggatccagagcatggcacgtgccctgccatggggaggtcagggttgggcagaggaacagcctgggggtctgaaaccacgagtatggaccctgctgccccacgttcttcctggcatctcccctgacccagagcccactccagcactgcccagagtgctgccagtggcaggtcctcagctgtttcccctctgctcccatctgtcccagcccagctcagccatttgtttccttgcctcatccctaaatcctccctgtgtcctgactctctctaccccttgctgctggtggcccatggtcaggcaatcaatggggcagcacatgggaatgcaggtagcacacactcttgtccccccagctctgcctgtaccactcactgacatcccacagcacccctggccttgccaggaggcatcttcccctgggaccatgggggacagacccacctctgcgcccagccctggcgcttcgcacttgcccggccaggagggccaggagcaggcagagaagggctcccaggatgatgcagatgatgacgggCAATGAGACACTCCTGCTGCTGGTCGGACGGCCCCGagtgggatctgcatgggcaggaacacagaaagggcagcaccagacctgggagaggtgtggggccaggacaccccagtcctgacccccattacaccgggggtaaggggccccagggggtgagtgatggggaagctcccaccctactGAGTAAATGACAGCCCTATCCAACCCCCTCCACTGCTACCCCGGTGCCTCCTCTCGGGAGCTTCACACCCCGACAAGAaggcccttccctccagctgcgggtcacagcctgacctcaagaagacccagcgcagccagggaggacaggttacctgTTCGGGGCGTTGGTGCTGCCgtcctgggtgcagctgcagaggaagagaaggagactggGCTGAGAGAGTGGGCATGCAGCtaccagggagcctcctctctgacatgccgtgtgtgtgtgtgtgtgtttatatgtgtgtgaatgcatgcgtgtgcttttagacatccctgacacatcccacacaaattgcccctcctgcagggctgctcagggtggctggaacagagcccagggccctgctctgggacacgggtaggatagcacaagcacgctggaagatgcccctggggcctgcagagccctgctgggcagaagacggaggacatccagccccacagaagcagctgcccacttgggaacaggctcccatgttctgcagggacagccttgctctcaggagctctggagccatgatgggacccagcaaggaaaaacgccTTCCGTGGCTGCTTGCCAATACCCCCAtgaggagtcccagccctgccactcacctgagcagttcacggaagcatcctccttgtgccggcaggcaccgctgtccccaggacgagcccagcagtcctgcagagatggctctgtcccccggcactccacctgctccagccagatgggacccgtcccctccccaaatgcagccttctccagggcagacactgcagggccacagcccagctgtctgcatgccacctcggcatcctgcatgtcccaggagtcatcgcacaccgtcccccaggagccgcggtgccagacctccactctgcccaagcacccattctcgcctcccacggcacgaatcttctccctgtctggagaaggcagagaccttccagggcaccgggacagcaggcagagccctgccaggtgagaggggcatgcagaggagcagctacctgtgcagcttgtggagtttgggcacacagtccccagggctgggggcgtttctgaccgtctccctgcagaaggaaaagctggggtgaaggggctgctgcaggggagtcatgcagcagagggtggggtacagctctgctcacacctccctgtgctgcctcgctcacggcagcagctgaaccctggtcattcaggggacacacacagcaatgtgggggaccctgactgctcagccccaaagggaccctggttcacagaaaagcaggagggtgtccatggaggggacgctcctcggagtgctggctggtctctcctgagaccttgcctggagacacctctgcctcccccgggcactgctgggagccctgctggcaactgctggtgaatgtgtggggctctgagagctgaagtcccatttgtgccaccagaagcagcagggtctggcacgtaaggtcaaagcccctgtgggccttgtctctgtacttgactgtgcccagcagggagcaggagctggggggatgctggagcccgggtagctcagaattaccattgcaggtgatgtgggtctcatcttgcaggtcatcgcacgactgtgggtcccagggagcggagggacactgccagaaggagctgtttctctccccacactccacacgatccagccaggcggggccagacacgctaccatagggcaggcgtgtttccagggaccctccatccccgcagcccagctccttgcatgccagcgaCACTGTTTCGGGAGTCATTAAGTTGGAGCAAACACTCCCCCACGTCCCGTTATAGAAAACCTGCAGGCGCCCGGAGCAGCcatcgctgttctccagcctcaggtccacgaactctgggaggaaagtggccaaaggggaacatgctggtctggggctgtgggagcagggacacccctgcaccccccaggccctcagccaggcaaaggcacgtccagcaagtcccccttgcacacatggacagagaaaagtcccggatggacagacaaccctgccctccccgctcaccctcagggacagctgagctcaccGGGGAACCCTGGTGGGACTGAGGAGACCCATGCATTGGCACCCCCGGGACGAGCTTGGGCAGGGGccgagaggcagccagggacagcctcggccgtggccatctctcccctcatcccagcctccccaggcactggggcctggggctatgggagcagagaagcctcttcaccccccaggccctcagccaggcagaggcacagccagcaaatcacccttttgccagggggcagagagaagtcccagacggacagacacccatgccctccccactaacccttggggacagcacagcttacaagggacctctagtgggactgagggggtttgtgcatgtgtgtccccaggacaggctcaggcagaggctcagaggcagccagggacagcctcggtcgctgccgcctgtcccctcgtcccagcctccctgggcactgggctcccaccacagctcccggcacagacctgagcagacAACTCCTGCGTCCTCTTTGTGCCCAcagtcatgctgcccccaggaccctgctgggcagtcccagagagcagcttcggccccagagcagttcacggcatccagccagatctgcccagagccttccccgaacTGAGCAGAGCCAACCGCCTTcaccgcccctccgcagcccagctggtggcaaacaacagtggcatcgggcaggtcccagccatcatcgcagatggtcccccagctgccctggtagtagatctccactctcccagcgcagcgcccaggcccgttcaccagccggacctgccggctccctgcagtgggaagaaaccccagctgtcattaggggcggtgcccacccagcccagagcctggggggggcctgtgcaGTGCCACTTACCCCGGCAAACGACCCCCACGtcctctgcaatccctgctgccagcatgctctcgggcagggaggtgttgcagagggtcaggttggcctcgtgccctgcacacctgacccctcgcagccccacaggacctgtccctctctgaggcttcggggggttgtaagctgtctctgcctctccgcaccgcagctgccggcacaccacgctggcctcccgcatgtcccagtggtcatccaggaccctgccccatgtcccgtgCTGGAAGATCTCTACTCGTCCGTCGCACCGactccctccaagcaccagccgcaaggacgcggagccagctgggcctggggagagcagccatgccccagcccttggtggcaccagggaggcaagcagcctgcggcacgtctccaggctctggcaccctttcagggccttgaagctctgcctgcctgtccccagccctctgcgggagctcctgggccagggctccatggggctggttgcccagtccctgagccttcctgagccagacgccagctttgctgttggcgggccagagacacacagcacgtccctgccaatgcagttggggcagcttccgcaggagggagcaatggccagcagtggcctggggatgggcagcaccaggacaggctttgcccagcctcagcactggcactggcactgctgagacaccaggcacagcccacacatCTCTGCCCATCTACGTCCCTGGGAATAggggactgggagcctgtgtccctggcagggagcagagcgaggggggcctctctgagcaaacaggatgagtttggggcttgcgctgaccagaaggcagggcaaagccgagcccttctctgcagctcacccccctggtctgccgctgctgccgggggcacccaggcagcccctgtgatgttcaggctctgagggtatctctgtgtggctggaacagggctgtctgcagccagggggttggcgatgatccccgcagcgctgccccgggcccatcccacagtgggagttcaaaggagcccaggcctagtagtggccccggagcctgagctgctgacccggggggcagagacgactgctcctgttcagtcctcagctctcccacagcagagcagttggtccgagcaggcaaagccctccagatcgcttctggtgaagccagggtttctccagggagaaatgcagcctggcactgcaatggggtcccctgctttggatttctctctcgtgccaggggaaaatgaagttaatcctgtgttttcccagcactcacctgagcaaatgacagcagcgctgttctcatgggagcatggtgaggcccccaaggcagtcactgggcactgtcccaggtgagcttctgtcccatcacagtggaatgagtctttccagacagggccggttcctctcccaaaatgccctcctctgggaatggactcagcaaacccacagtcgaggtgacgacagagaacgtgggcatccaagagatcccagcgggaggcacagagagagccccaggtccccagcacatggacctccaccctcccctcacatgccgtgctgccgttcaccagccggaaccctgtgaactctgggaaagagaaggatgagagagggcGGACTTGTGCTCTTGCTCCCTCAGGAGctagaggagaggccaaatggacgagagcctgccatcctcctccttctgcatgattttagggctgcagacaaccacatcacccctgctgtcctcacacctggcacggcacagtccctgccctgctcccctgtccccagcacaccccctggcatttaacaccccaacaggagtccttacgtgtgcaggtgacaccagcggcgtccgtgtgggtgcagggctggtctctgggggaccCCATGGGGCAGAACACGAGGAAGGATTCATTCCCCACACACTGCAACTCTCTGTCCCACATGGGACCGACACCTTCTCCAAAGTGAGCTGCTCTGGGGACGGACAGGGCTGTGCCACACTGtaactccctgcagaccacgttggcggctttgggaccaaagtctgagtcacagacagttttccactgggttccatcatggatctccacgcgtcctgagcaggggctgttccctccaaccagccggacaaatcctggagcaatcaaagacCCCTGCgagttcccagagccctctgtctgttacctgaccgcatcccacctaatctccaaggaggccacgggcaaagagtcccacaagcaccccagcagctcccagtgggtgctgatggcacaaacacatcagggactgcctgccgctcctcagacatcagcacagcactcatgggctggcttttcttccaaacccacagccacagatactgcttagaaaaactgctgctgtcctggagaccctgggatgcctggcacgggccctaggcacttgcagcgcttggagcacttgagcccagggagattggcccaggcactgttggctgctgcagcctgctctgcctgccgagctcagtgccaggctgaggaaccCCTGGGAGCTACCAGAAACGCACCTCATTCCCAGAGGGTACACACTCTATGAGTGTACCTGCGGTTgctgtctccaccagccccaagctccaacacccacccggggaggggtcctcagccagggccagaaggacacggccaggcatgcacagccccagccaacagctgggcagaaggcaggagagtaggcagaggagcagccctggactgacacaagctcccaaggcaaggacaggcaccaaggagagccagaaagtgctagcaaatcccccgtggcacagggcagacaggggctggggccgacaggagaggctgggcagcaggtcagcactgcctgcacagggcagTTTCCCTGTGAGCTGGCTCTCATGGGGTGACCCTGGAAGAAGAATGGGGTGGCCACGCcaccctgctcttctgcccaagcccagtgctcctcccctgtgagcagcccctctgctttggggggactcatgtctgccagggaacacaacccaacagtccctggccaccttgggcccttccctggggctgtgggtggccacgtgagctgctctcagtgcctctgccatggggggacctcgtcctccgtgctgccagatagctcctgcgtgaacagaaggagaaagttgggaACCAACAGAGactgcggggcagggtgggcatttatctcccagccccaggcaccgattgagggtgggctgagccacatcaggggtcaggcagggacaggttcccactgggctttcctcagggaccggggaaaccaggaatgaaagtcccagctcagcagtgtgaccgGCCACACTGGGCCCTCCTCTAGTACccccttgtttccctgagggcacagccaggtcccttcccctATCCCGGCCACAAAGGTGAGGAATGGGCTGGTCCCTTACCTGAACACGTCACTCCAACATCCTCTTCGTGAACACAGTCATTTTGACCCCATCCTttgtgtgtacagtcagacagggcagactcAGTGCCATTACAACCAACTTCATCCATCCAAATGTGGCCAGATCCTGGCCCAAAGTACACAGGAGCAttaacagcagacccacagctcagctgcttacaaaccactgcagcatcggtcatgtcccaggagtcatcacacacggtcccccactggccctggtgtttcacctccactcttccagcacagcgtCCGCCACCATTCTCCAGTCTCACCACCGCAGCCCCTTCAAACATCAACACGGGACCCATCAGGAGGGCGCTGAGCCCcaaactgcaggtctggaggtcccccctgcccaggctgagtcacAGGCACTGGAGTGGGAGTCCTCCCCCTTCTGGGCTGTCCCCGGGGCAGTGTGGGGgttccttttctccccatgggctgcaaagagctgggggtgcccagcagcagacctgctgtgccattcaccaccccacagcctgcagcacctcctcccacctcaacaacctcctgcccatgcccacccGCACACCGTGGCTGGCGCTGCACAGAGCACCGTCTCCTCACCATCCCAGAAACCCctgtacagccctgtgccctcaggcccacagctgcctctcccacccagagagacacagggaagggcagaagttcaATTGACTTGAGTACCTTCTGCCCCTCATCTCAGTGGCACCTGCAAAGAAACCCGTTCTCAGAAGTATCCCGATGACCTCGCTGGTActcactggccctgggctgtgggacaagggaaccggcacttacccctgcacagctgcacccagaggagcagccacatcacctgagggaactggagtccctctgtgcccatcctgagcctcctgccctgctggcacagccctgctgcacctcACTCCCTCTCACGGCTCCGGGGGACTCACAGGGACAACAGCGGTGGGAGGGTAATATATCTCTGCAGAtgccgacccagctgcaggaggagccaattgaagcagcagcacctttttagacatgatcaggagctatctcccctccgacacagcccagccctccaatgaacttctccagcgccGTTCATGACCATATATGAGGGATGGCTCCGCTTCGGGTGTCATGGCCACTGCGGTGGGGAATCATCACAGgacagggttggggggggggggggcagggaatggatctgtcaccccttgcatctcgctgtggggaccaggggcactgagcatctcctacgttgggctcatccaagagcccaagaggcaagtgcccagccatccccatgctacaggaaccacagggctgggactgcacgAGGGTTtgtgtgaggatgggaaggaaacagcccctgcccctcctacagaccctgctgtgctggcaacagcagctgggaaaggtccttggcctggacaagagctccatcccaggagtgctggcttgcaaagccccatggtgggtcccttgcaggagctggagctgggacatgtccctgccctggcagcagacatgcagcccagaggctcagacatgtccctgactctcagcctgtcaccaaggggccgttattccccacaggcagactgggagctggagcctgcaggtgcacaaaccacagcccatgtggcctcgcagccctcgccatgctccccccgcagcgcccgtgcaggaagtctgtggtttcctcctggcaccgtgccctggcacatccctgcggtgcccctgagccacccccaccccgactgctccagccagggctgcaggggctgctccttcagccttgcagacacgGGCCAGGCAATTCCCATCCCCCGTGATGCTCCTCTGATGCACATGGCTGCTCTGCACCGAGCCCCACAGCCACGGGGTGCTATCCGTTACATGACCTCACACCCtcctacttctgctgctgtgtgctcatgaGTTACACTGTCACACGTGCGGGTGTGCTGCGTATGGGCTTCTGCTGACCATGGTTCTTCCAAAAAGTCATATTTGGATggggcctaaatattattttgatgacatcagaagcacccacacaagccatatgcctgatctttgcctaaaagctactcaggcaccagtgaaatcacaaattcGTGCACAAGCCATGTGCATACTCCTGGCCTATGCGCCACTCAGCCACAGGTGATGTCATAGCATCTAAACCTGCCATGTGCCTGTTCCTGGCCTCTCAGGTATTCAGGCACCAATGACCTCACAAACACCTACACAAACTATTGGTCTGCTCCTAGCCTATCctctactcaggcaccagtgacacaactcaACCTACACCACCCATGGGCctgctcctggcctatcagataaTAGGGCGGcagtgacttcacaagcacctacacaacccataggccttgtcctggcctatcagctaatcagtcacaaatgacgttgcaaacacctacatgagacaagttcttactcctggcctaccagcttctcaggcccctgtgacctcaaaatatccaacacaagacatgtttctcccggcctaccagctactcaggcacctatgacctcacaaagacattcacaagtaatatgccagctcctggcctatcatctactcaggcaccagtgacctcagaagcGCCTACACAATCCATAGGCCTGTTCCTGGCCTATCAGATATTCAACCCAGAGTAACCTCACAAGTAGGTATCTGTCCATTTGCCATGTACTTGCCATTGACGTACTCAGGCTccaatgacctcacaagcacctatacctggtcctggcctatcagctactcagccaagagtgacatcacaagtacatgccaaagctctgtgtctccctcttgcctatcagctactcaggcaccagtgacctgatcaccacatatccacctatttgctatctcctcacctatgaggtacaagggaacaagtgacctcatccaatcgcttgctcactccccccccaggaggatgggggagacaactggaagggcaaaatgagagaaaaactcatgggtcaagataatgacactttaataaatggtgaaaaataaaaaaaggaaggaaacacgggatggagaagcaatcactcacaccagcagaaagatgcccagccagtctccaagcaatggctactttggagaaactcccctgccagttttagtgctgaacaagacgccatatggcatggaatatctctttggtccgtttgggtcagctgtcctgactttgtcccctcccaggctctcgcccatccccagcctcctcactgtggggtcagaatgagaaacagagaaggccttgacattatgccagcactcatcagcaatagccacaacatcagtgcgttatcaacaccagccaccagcgcaaagcacagcaccgtaagggctgctatcaggcaaatgtactccagcccagccagacccaggacaatctccaccccttattccataccatttgcatcctgcccaggtcctgcagtattcaatgcattgtcatcagccaccaccccccctttccctgccctttgacatgacataaacaccgtgtactgggtgtggctggtgtggctcaggtggacctgggcaagtcccagcccactcctgacttctcccttcactcggtcatctggagttttttgaaacatgcgatcaggtctggccttttccttttgtttctattcacattcaaactagaattgttcactccattagctcttattaaagaaggttttatccatttcatacctatgcttttgtggctatattaatttaacttctataGCTTTATACTTGTTCATAGATATGTAaacgtatacacatatacacacatatagaagtctatctataaaaataacgtatctattcttaaataaatacatttgttaaaataattggaCACTCCCTTTTATaggtatatttctatatatgtatatattgcatataaatgtatatatttgtatctctcagcacttcctggtccaagggaggcaggcagccaatcacagCGCTACCAGAGAACACATCCGTATGACAGTATCtagaaatggctgccagccaatcacaatgcaggatgaaaacacatggggaatgaggatgtcagaaatggcagctgccctTTATGTAATGACAGGCCCTTTGTGACGTGCCCCCGGGGACACCAGGACAGGCGGCCAGTCCTGCCAACCAATCACGGGGCTGCCTGAGCGCTcgtaggtatgacagtgtcaagaaatggccattagccaatcacagagcagtatgatctttaacaaaatggcagctcactgccatggaaTGGCGGCACCGTGTCATAACATTGTGGCCAAACCAAAATGGCGGCCCCTGTGTTTGTAGGGGAAGGGCCTTCTGATGCACTTCCGGGtaaacctgccagccaatcacagcagagcacatgaCCGGTAGAGGAGAGCGACGTCCAGGGCAaatggcccctgcagctgctgggagggggcgggacttccaccagaagctggtgGGTGGGGCACGTGTCGGGGCATGTCTCCCgtagcagtggtgctggtgctcctggcgtgtgccagggcagggatcccAACACGCGCGGGGGAGGCACGTGGGGAGGTACAaacaccccagccagagctgggcctccagagctgtggaagcctccagtttcctcaggtcTCCAGACCACGCGAGTGACTGTCTCGCAAAACATATGGGTAATTAAACCGACATAAAACACTGGCCCTCTTTGAGCTCTCGGGGCAGTTTGTCTGAGCTTCGCCTcctggggaacctgcagctgtcccagcaccacctgtgGTCACCGTCTGAAACCGTCACAAAAGGACCcctcgctctgtgtgtgtgtgagtgtctaCACATGCGCTAgcatgttcaatattttactctcgttcatgacatccagccaaagcgtgtcttactctcatctgtgtacgggtgtgtggaaggagaatggctgctcctttaagggtatctcgtcaaggacctgtttcaatgaaggaagggataataaaacaatgggaaaaggaggaagccataaacaagaacttacagggacacaaacctgaccggcaaatggtaagggaggcagggatgggaaccaaagctggtcagtcacacaaaccgatgacggcatgtgagagggtgagagggtttattccagcaagtttaTCTGACCAGGGACCTGGTTAATTgggaaactcagggga from Aptenodytes patagonicus chromosome 29, bAptPat1.pri.cur, whole genome shotgun sequence encodes the following:
- the LOC143171652 gene encoding LOW QUALITY PROTEIN: scavenger receptor cysteine-rich type 1 protein M130-like (The sequence of the model RefSeq protein was modified relative to this genomic sequence to represent the inferred CDS: inserted 1 base in 1 codon; deleted 2 bases in 1 codon); translated protein: MVRRRCSVQRQPWCAGGHGQEVVEVGGGAAGCGVVNGTAGLLLGTPSSLQPXGEKRDPHTALGTAQKGEDSHSSACDSAWAGGTSRPAVWGSALLMGPVLMFEGAAVVRLEDGGGRCAGRVEVKHQGQWGTVCGDSWEMANAAVVCKQLSCGSAVNAPVYFGPGSGPIWMANVGCHGTESALSDCTHKGWGQHNCDHRLDVGVTCSGFVRLVGGNSPCSGRVEIHDGTQWKTVCDSDFGPKAADVVCREFQCGTALSVPGAAHFGEGVGPMWDRELQCAGNESFLAFCPRGSPRDQPCTHTDAAGVTCTLFEGAAVVRLENGGGRCAGRVEVKHQGQWGTVCDDSWDMTDAAVVCKQLSCGSAVNAPVYFGPGSGHIWMDEVGCNGTESALSDCTHKGWGQNDCVHEEDVGVTCSGFVRLVGGNSPCSGRVEIHDGTQWKTVCDSDFGPKAANVVCRELQCGTALSVPRAAHFGEGVGPMWDRELQCVGNESFLVFCPMGSPRDQPCTHTDAAGVTCTQFTGFRLVNGSTACEGRVEVHVLGTWGSLCASRWDLLDAHVLCRHLDCGFAESIPRGGHFGRGTGPVWKDSFHCDGTEAHLGQCPVTALGASPCSHENSAAVICSGPAGSASLRLVLGGSRCDGRVEIFQHGTWGRVLDDHWDMREASVVCRQLRCGEAETAYNPPKPQRGTGPVGLRGVRCAGHEANLTLCNTSLPESMLAAGIAEDVGVVCRGSRQVRLVNGPGRCAGRVEIYYQGSWGTICDDGWDLPDATVVCHQLGCGGAVKAVGSAQFGEGSGQIWLDAVNCSGAEAALWDCPAGSWGQHDCGHKEDAGVVCSEFVDLRLENSDGCSGRLQVFYNGTWGSVCSNLMTPETVSLACKELGCGDGGSLETRLPYGSVSGPAWLDRVECGERNSSFWQCPSAPWDPQSCDDLQDETHITCNGRRSETPPALGTVCPNSTSCTDREKIRAVGGENGCLGRVEVWHRGSWGTVCDDSWDMQDAEVACRQLGCGPAVSALEKAAFGEGTGPIWLEQVECRGTEPSLQDCWARPGDSGACRHKEDASVNCSAAPRTAAPTPRTDPTRGRPTSSRSVSLPVIICIILGALLCLLLALLAGQVRSARAGRRGSERAWEPFPEAVYEEIGYSPAWEKQARFSQSGSDSEGSLTKLQPYPRDSEEEDGPRSAPDVPVLLGGDPADGYDDAREVSDPGEDPSPGQGDWEMPRAPEEGAGPRDAPGGANLRSQRSAGAPGAEGDAWSLSPESMGYDDAEEVSLAHRPEDTKVAIPADSAQQSLMPRAGEPVPAVQLGAAGREERTVQLGEP